Proteins found in one Nocardia brasiliensis ATCC 700358 genomic segment:
- a CDS encoding uracil-DNA glycosylase, translating into MTDAYRSIAELDAAVADCFACPRLVAWREQVAQTKRAAFRNETYWGRPVPGFGPDDARLLLVGLAPAAHGGNRTGRMFTGDRSGDVLFAALHAVGLANQPTAIHRDDGLRLSGVRVTAPVHCAPPDNKPTPDERDRCRHWLATEFALLASTVRAVVVLGGFGWQALLPVLAEAGWTIPRPRPKFGHGAHYVLTPATPARAPLHLFGCYHVSQQNTFTGRLTPTMVEEVLTAAKSAADLE; encoded by the coding sequence GTGACCGACGCCTACCGCAGCATCGCCGAGCTGGACGCCGCGGTCGCCGACTGCTTCGCCTGCCCCCGGCTGGTGGCTTGGCGCGAGCAGGTGGCGCAGACCAAGCGGGCCGCGTTCCGGAACGAAACCTATTGGGGCCGCCCGGTTCCCGGCTTCGGCCCGGACGACGCCCGGTTACTGCTGGTCGGTCTCGCGCCCGCCGCGCACGGCGGCAATCGGACCGGGCGGATGTTCACCGGTGACCGCAGCGGTGACGTGCTGTTCGCGGCGTTGCACGCGGTGGGCCTGGCCAATCAGCCGACGGCGATCCATCGGGACGACGGCCTGCGCCTGTCCGGTGTCCGCGTCACCGCGCCCGTGCACTGCGCGCCGCCGGACAACAAGCCGACCCCGGACGAGCGGGATCGCTGCCGGCACTGGCTCGCCACCGAATTCGCGCTACTCGCATCGACCGTCCGCGCCGTCGTCGTCCTCGGCGGCTTCGGCTGGCAAGCCCTGCTCCCCGTCCTCGCCGAAGCCGGCTGGACCATCCCGCGCCCCCGCCCCAAATTCGGCCACGGCGCCCATTACGTCCTCACCCCCGCCACCCCCGCCCGCGCCCCGCTGCACCTCTTCGGCTGCTACCACGTAAGCCAGCAGAACACCTTCACCGGCCGCCTCACCCCCACCATGGTCGAAGAAGTCCTCACCGCCGCCAAATCCGCCGCCGACCTCGAATAG
- a CDS encoding cation:proton antiporter, with protein sequence MPSDQMVFLLLDLVLIAVAARVLGRLAERLGQPAVIGEITAGIIAGPTILGAHLSGIVFPHDIRSYLAAFANVGVMIFMFLAGLEIDRGSFDGNRRVVASVSLSAYFVPFLLGCAVALAVLPRHHDGSRLVFALFIGCSLAVTAFPVLARILFDRGMMGTRIGQLSLASAAIDDILAWTVLAFVIGMAKPGAGQQWRLLLFLPLVAAIWWIVRPLLARVSNSSAANRNNMIVFLAVSGALLFGAATEWIGLHLIFGAFLFGVIFPRTHRPVVESGAQLLSSVFLPAFFVIAGLQVDLGSLDKAGIAELLVILLAALAGKLGGTYAAARFTGIDRRSAAGLASLMNTRGLTELIILTIGLSTGLIGVQLYSILVVMALVTTAMTAPLLHLFGVTGKSAEPAPAAGDGVRSGS encoded by the coding sequence ATGCCCAGTGATCAGATGGTGTTCTTGCTGCTGGATCTGGTGCTCATCGCGGTGGCGGCGCGGGTGCTCGGGCGGCTGGCCGAGCGGTTGGGGCAGCCCGCGGTGATCGGTGAGATCACGGCCGGGATCATCGCCGGGCCGACGATTCTCGGGGCGCACCTGTCCGGGATCGTGTTTCCGCACGATATCCGTTCCTACCTGGCCGCTTTCGCGAACGTCGGCGTCATGATCTTCATGTTCCTGGCCGGGTTGGAGATCGACCGCGGGTCGTTCGACGGCAACCGGCGCGTGGTGGCGAGCGTGTCGTTGTCGGCCTATTTCGTGCCGTTCCTGCTCGGATGTGCTGTCGCGCTTGCCGTGCTGCCCCGGCACCACGACGGCAGCCGGCTCGTGTTCGCCCTGTTCATCGGCTGCTCGCTCGCGGTCACCGCGTTCCCCGTGCTGGCCCGCATCCTGTTCGACCGGGGCATGATGGGCACCCGCATCGGGCAGCTCAGCCTGGCCAGTGCGGCGATCGACGACATCCTGGCGTGGACGGTGCTGGCGTTCGTGATCGGCATGGCCAAACCGGGCGCCGGGCAGCAGTGGCGGCTGCTGCTGTTCCTCCCCTTGGTCGCCGCGATCTGGTGGATCGTGCGACCGCTGCTCGCCCGGGTCTCGAATTCCAGTGCGGCGAACCGCAACAACATGATCGTGTTCCTGGCCGTCTCCGGCGCGCTGCTCTTCGGCGCGGCCACCGAATGGATCGGTCTGCACCTGATCTTCGGCGCCTTCCTGTTCGGTGTGATCTTCCCGCGCACCCACCGGCCGGTCGTGGAATCCGGTGCGCAACTGCTGAGTTCGGTTTTCCTGCCCGCTTTCTTCGTCATCGCGGGTCTCCAGGTGGATCTGGGCTCGCTCGACAAGGCGGGCATCGCCGAACTGCTGGTCATCCTGCTCGCCGCGCTGGCCGGAAAACTCGGCGGCACCTACGCCGCCGCACGGTTCACCGGGATCGACCGGCGTTCGGCCGCCGGGCTGGCCAGCCTGATGAACACCAGGGGGCTCACCGAATTGATCATTCTCACCATCGGATTGAGCACCGGGCTCATCGGCGTGCAACTGTATTCGATCCTCGTGGTGATGGCGCTGGTGACGACCGCGATGACCGCCCCGCTGCTGCACTTGTTCGGCGTGACCGGCAAGTCGGCCGAGCCCGCGCCGGCGGCCGGGGATGGGGTACGGTCCGGATCATGA
- a CDS encoding helix-turn-helix domain-containing protein gives MTGYSRWQDIRAEFVERAGGEDAVAVGKEELLAEMIGHRLAEIRRSRGLTQQQIAARMGVTKGRISQIERGQIAGYELLARYATALGGRLRQSIQFDDGEVAAIA, from the coding sequence ATGACCGGATACTCACGCTGGCAAGACATCCGGGCCGAGTTCGTCGAACGAGCCGGCGGCGAAGACGCCGTCGCCGTCGGCAAAGAGGAACTGCTCGCGGAGATGATCGGGCACCGACTGGCCGAGATCCGCCGCTCCCGCGGGTTGACACAGCAACAGATCGCGGCGCGGATGGGCGTCACCAAAGGACGGATCTCCCAGATCGAACGCGGACAGATCGCGGGCTACGAACTACTGGCCCGATACGCCACGGCACTCGGCGGACGGCTGCGCCAGTCGATCCAGTTCGACGACGGTGAAGTGGCCGCCATCGCTTGA
- a CDS encoding effector binding domain-containing protein encodes MTYAIAVRGEAIYGGLVVPRVRPSFKVSNSDLIEFLKDRLRDRKGADRPMYTVYVPDPAGNYNAVVCFDYRESEAVPIGDVLVRVPKGVYARFAPNGDYHDPVEDVWAQVDDATASAEITRAYREEIEIWQGHDSVELFISILV; translated from the coding sequence ATGACCTACGCGATCGCGGTGCGTGGTGAGGCGATCTACGGCGGCCTGGTGGTGCCGCGGGTGCGCCCGAGCTTCAAGGTCAGCAACAGCGACCTGATCGAGTTCTTGAAGGATCGGCTGCGCGACCGCAAGGGCGCCGATCGGCCGATGTACACGGTGTATGTGCCGGATCCGGCGGGCAACTACAACGCCGTGGTGTGCTTCGACTACCGCGAATCCGAGGCGGTGCCGATCGGCGACGTGCTGGTCCGGGTGCCGAAGGGCGTCTACGCCCGGTTCGCGCCGAACGGGGATTACCACGATCCGGTCGAGGACGTCTGGGCGCAGGTCGACGACGCGACGGCCTCGGCCGAGATCACCCGCGCCTACCGGGAAGAGATCGAGATCTGGCAGGGCCACGATTCCGTCGAGCTGTTCATCTCGATCCTGGTTTAA
- a CDS encoding putative bifunctional diguanylate cyclase/phosphodiesterase — MGVDATTMAEATERVLAQLVEYFDVDFSYVRHTDRERRASVLIAEWPHRPQVPDPDPLEVVYFEGADPVFRAFEHATEPMIARPTPEFADYQETMRRASGIPVVTTAAVPLLSRGESTGVLGFIKTGDREWSTRELNVLKAIAALFAQLQARVVAEERLRYIALHDDLTGLANRRALLEHMDERLRPGSPGPVAAFFLDLDRLKALNDFLGHTAGDNFIRTLSSRLREHLDPDDMIARLGGDEFVIVPAKPMDAVAAEEEGTRIQQLIGRRVTVGGESVSRAASIGVAVGIPGETTVADVLRRADHALLSAKSGGGNGVAVFTDAMRAQFELQDDVELNLRGAVSDGSLLLHYQPEVDLRTGRVVALEALVRWMHPTRGLLPPAAFVTVAEATNLAGELGRWVIRSACAQFAEWRRRGLAANVVMRINVSPVQLVSLDFVERIEDILRLFGIDGSSICLEITEHVVVQDLARTQVTLRGLKRMGVQIAIDDFGTGYSSLSHLKALPVDAVKIDRGFVQRLGASTDDLAIVKSIIGLAGSFGLGVVGEGVETAVAARTLVGLGCYRAQGFLIARPMPADEVEAHLAMGRIPLDLDLPRASRGAAGI; from the coding sequence ATGGGTGTCGACGCCACGACCATGGCCGAGGCGACCGAACGGGTCCTCGCGCAACTCGTCGAGTATTTCGACGTGGACTTCAGCTACGTCCGGCACACCGATCGCGAGCGCCGGGCGTCGGTGCTGATCGCGGAGTGGCCGCATCGGCCGCAGGTGCCCGACCCGGATCCGCTCGAGGTCGTCTACTTCGAGGGCGCCGATCCGGTGTTCCGTGCGTTCGAGCACGCGACCGAGCCGATGATCGCGCGGCCGACGCCGGAGTTCGCCGACTACCAGGAGACGATGCGGCGGGCCTCCGGCATCCCCGTCGTCACCACCGCCGCGGTCCCGCTGCTCTCCCGTGGCGAGTCGACCGGCGTGCTCGGTTTCATCAAGACTGGCGATCGGGAGTGGAGCACCCGGGAACTCAACGTGCTCAAGGCGATCGCCGCACTGTTCGCGCAATTGCAGGCCCGGGTGGTGGCCGAGGAACGGCTGCGCTACATCGCGCTGCACGACGACCTGACCGGCCTCGCGAACCGGCGTGCGCTGCTCGAGCACATGGACGAGCGGTTGCGCCCCGGCAGTCCGGGGCCGGTGGCGGCGTTCTTCCTCGATCTGGACCGGCTCAAGGCGCTCAACGATTTTCTCGGCCACACCGCGGGCGACAACTTCATTCGCACGCTGTCCTCGCGACTGCGCGAGCACCTCGATCCGGACGACATGATCGCGCGCCTCGGCGGCGACGAGTTCGTCATCGTGCCCGCCAAGCCGATGGACGCGGTCGCGGCCGAGGAGGAGGGCACCCGGATCCAGCAGCTCATCGGGCGGCGGGTGACCGTGGGCGGAGAATCGGTGAGCCGTGCCGCGAGTATCGGTGTGGCCGTCGGCATTCCGGGGGAGACGACCGTCGCGGACGTGCTGCGGCGCGCCGATCACGCCCTGCTGTCGGCGAAATCGGGCGGCGGCAACGGTGTCGCGGTCTTCACCGACGCCATGCGCGCCCAGTTCGAGCTGCAGGACGACGTCGAGCTGAATCTGCGCGGCGCGGTGTCCGACGGCTCGCTGCTGCTGCACTATCAGCCCGAGGTCGATCTGCGGACCGGCCGAGTGGTCGCGCTGGAGGCCCTGGTCCGCTGGATGCATCCGACCAGGGGCCTGCTGCCGCCCGCGGCCTTCGTCACCGTGGCGGAGGCGACGAACCTGGCCGGTGAACTCGGTCGCTGGGTGATCAGGTCGGCGTGCGCGCAGTTCGCCGAGTGGCGTCGCCGCGGTTTGGCCGCGAATGTCGTGATGCGGATCAATGTTTCGCCGGTACAGCTGGTGAGTCTCGACTTCGTGGAACGGATCGAGGACATCCTGCGGTTGTTCGGCATCGACGGCAGCTCGATCTGCCTCGAGATCACCGAGCACGTGGTCGTGCAGGATCTGGCCCGCACCCAGGTGACGTTGCGCGGGCTCAAGCGCATGGGCGTGCAGATCGCGATCGACGATTTCGGCACCGGCTACAGCTCGCTCTCGCACCTGAAGGCGCTGCCGGTCGACGCGGTGAAGATCGACCGCGGTTTCGTGCAGCGGCTCGGCGCCAGCACCGACGACCTCGCCATCGTGAAATCCATTATCGGGCTGGCGGGTTCGTTCGGGCTCGGCGTGGTCGGCGAGGGTGTCGAGACGGCGGTCGCCGCGCGCACCCTGGTCGGCCTCGGTTGCTATCGGGCGCAAGGCTTTCTGATCGCGCGGCCGATGCCCGCGGACGAGGTGGAGGCGCATCTCGCGATGGGGCGCATCCCGCTCGATCTGGATCTACCGCGAGCGAGCCGAGGTGCGGCCGGCATATGA
- a CDS encoding HAD family hydrolase, whose protein sequence is MTGRPSETTAPQNISAGRVPAAFVDVDETLVREITFLSLFSFDAERRTDIDGPATIREFFVLRAQGMGRAASHRWFYRLWAGRSVAEVHGVGREWFAARLATSEFFNPAVRQRLQLLATTGTRIVLVSGSFDAALRPIAAAIDADEILCTTLAVENGCYTGEVTATMVGDDKSAALHAYAARAQIDLSACAAFGDHHSDAAMFDLVAHPVIVGDRDRSLDDYPAERLPG, encoded by the coding sequence ATGACCGGCCGACCATCGGAAACCACGGCACCACAGAACATCTCGGCAGGGCGGGTGCCCGCCGCCTTCGTCGACGTGGACGAAACCCTGGTCCGCGAGATCACCTTCCTCTCCCTGTTCAGCTTCGACGCCGAGCGCCGCACCGATATCGACGGCCCGGCCACGATCCGCGAGTTCTTCGTGCTGCGCGCGCAGGGCATGGGGCGCGCCGCATCCCATCGCTGGTTCTACCGGCTGTGGGCGGGGCGCTCGGTCGCCGAGGTCCACGGCGTCGGCCGCGAGTGGTTCGCCGCGCGGCTCGCGACCTCCGAATTCTTCAATCCCGCGGTGCGGCAGCGCCTTCAACTGCTGGCCACGACCGGCACCCGAATCGTCCTGGTGTCCGGCTCGTTCGACGCCGCCCTGCGCCCGATCGCGGCGGCTATCGACGCCGACGAGATCCTGTGCACCACCCTGGCCGTCGAGAACGGTTGCTACACCGGCGAAGTCACCGCCACCATGGTCGGCGACGACAAATCGGCGGCGCTGCACGCTTACGCGGCGCGCGCGCAGATCGACCTGTCGGCCTGCGCCGCGTTCGGCGATCACCATTCCGACGCCGCCATGTTCGACCTGGTCGCCCATCCGGTGATCGTCGGCGACCGGGACCGCTCGCTCGACGACTATCCCGCCGAACGACTCCCCGGCTGA
- a CDS encoding GyrI-like domain-containing protein, whose product MQFEIVERDETWVAGLPVRSPKRALGELRDHDLEAAWAAVLHQELGGPLASAYTDYTGELGTYNTQIVGYRCASFGEVTRGHLVARLPRGTYARFSSVGNFPQVMTDLWTQIAYAEEHNQIKRTYTGDFECYPHAYKIELYLAVDAR is encoded by the coding sequence ATGCAGTTTGAAATCGTCGAGCGGGACGAAACGTGGGTTGCCGGGTTGCCGGTGCGCAGCCCCAAGCGTGCGCTCGGAGAACTGCGGGATCACGATCTCGAGGCCGCCTGGGCGGCCGTGTTGCATCAGGAGCTCGGCGGGCCGCTGGCCAGTGCGTACACCGACTACACCGGTGAACTCGGCACGTACAACACTCAGATCGTCGGCTACCGGTGCGCCTCGTTCGGCGAGGTCACCCGTGGTCATCTGGTGGCCCGGCTGCCGCGCGGCACGTATGCGCGGTTCTCCTCGGTCGGTAACTTCCCGCAGGTGATGACCGACCTCTGGACTCAGATCGCGTACGCCGAGGAACACAACCAGATCAAACGGACCTACACCGGCGATTTCGAGTGTTACCCGCACGCGTACAAGATCGAGCTGTACCTGGCGGTCGACGCGCGATGA
- a CDS encoding type II toxin-antitoxin system RelE/ParE family toxin has product MTDSGWDIYVVDEVRDWITQLDEPDYSRVVHAIDILADYGPGLGRPLVDTLTGSKLPNLKELRTGTTRILFAFDPWRSTVLLVAGDKDRQWRSWYRSAIPLAEHRYETYLKERREELENPR; this is encoded by the coding sequence GTGACAGACTCTGGTTGGGACATTTACGTGGTCGACGAGGTCCGCGATTGGATCACGCAGTTGGACGAACCCGATTACAGCCGGGTGGTGCACGCCATCGACATCCTGGCCGACTACGGCCCCGGACTAGGGCGTCCGCTCGTCGACACGTTAACGGGTTCGAAGCTGCCGAACCTGAAAGAACTTCGAACCGGCACTACCCGCATTCTGTTCGCCTTCGACCCTTGGCGATCGACCGTGCTCTTGGTCGCCGGGGACAAGGACCGCCAGTGGAGATCGTGGTATCGGTCGGCAATTCCGCTGGCAGAACACCGCTATGAGACCTATCTGAAAGAGCGCCGAGAGGAATTGGAGAACCCGCGATGA